In Carya illinoinensis cultivar Pawnee chromosome 10, C.illinoinensisPawnee_v1, whole genome shotgun sequence, one DNA window encodes the following:
- the LOC122280065 gene encoding putative HVA22-like protein g, whose amino-acid sequence MLGGFINRCLLLLLGYAYPAFECYKTVEKNRVEIAELRFWCQYWILMAMLTVLERIVDIFMRWFPLYGEMKLALVIYLWHPKTKGTGYVYETLFRPYIAKYETDIDRKLLEWRIRAWDLAIFHWQNCLQLGQSAFFQVLQYLTGQSGRFNNTRNERAESHGTGTSQPNPNGAPNRQASRSGKIKKWPPSPTESTQPGGTINRVIVERTKSNVVEVHPDNQAEHSHAEDASDPENHSSSKPHQAFLKFRRSKTHN is encoded by the exons ATGTTGGGGGGTTTCATAAACAGATGTCTTCT GTTGCTTCTTGGGTATGCATATCCTGCATTTGAGTGTTACAAAACCGTGGAGAAGAACAGGGTGGAGATCGCAGAACTCCGTTTTTGGTGTCAATATTG GATTCTTATGGCAATGCTTACGGTTCTTGAGAGGATCGTGGACATATTCATGAGATG GTTTCCATTGTATGGTGAGATGAAGCTGGCACTTGTTATCTATCTATGGCATCCAAAGACAAAG GGAACTGGTTATGTGTATGAGACCCTGTTCCGGCCGTATATAGCAAAGTACGAAACAGACATCGACAGGAAATTGCTGGAGTGGAGAATACGAGCGTGGGATTTGGCCATTTTCCACTGGCAAAACTGCTTGCAATTAGGGCAGTCGGCATTCTTCCAGGTGCTGCAGTACTTGACTGGTCAGTCCGGAAGGTTCAACAAcactagaaatgag AGGGCCGAGAGTCATGGTACGGGAACTTCCCAGCCTAACCCAAATGGTGCACCCAACAGGCAAGCCAGTCGGTCAGGCAAGATCAAGAAGTGGCCTCCGAGTCCGACAGAGTCGACACAGCCCGGTGGCACAATCAACCGGGTCATTGTCGAGCGAACCAAATCCAATGTCGTAGAAGTTCATCCGGACAACCAAGCAGAGCACTCGCACGCTGAAGACGCGTCCGACCCGGAAAACCACTCGAGCTCAAAGCCACACCAAGCTTTCCTAAAGTTTAGGCGCTCCAAAACACACAATTGA
- the LOC122278518 gene encoding transcription factor E2FA-like isoform X1, which translates to MSGGARPPNLPAPPLTGSIHFPTPPPKRNFAALASTKPPFFLPDDYHCFSSSVDSHRPAEAIVVRSPQLKRNSGTDENEVQSAKWATSPGYTCVVNSILNTPVSIKEGRMDNRPKSSKGSRSGLQTPVSNAGPSPLTPGSCRYDSSLGLLTKRFINLLKQAEDGILDLNKAAGTLEVQKRRIYDITNVLEGTGIIEKKLKNRIHWKGLAALRPGVVEDDASVLQAELENLFMQEQSLDDQIRLMQERLRDLSEDENNQKWLFVTKEDIKGIPCLQNETLLAIKAPHGTTLEAPDPDEAVDCTQRRYRIILRSTVGPIDVYLVSQFEEKFEEMNGAEPPVSFPVASCSVVNAESTLALQAQPNHHMCSDLNATQDFVGGMMKIVPSDVDNDADYWLLSDAEVSITDIWKTDAVESTGMDVLHADFGIADVCAPIPETPLSGITEVPSMAVNSTQR; encoded by the exons ATGTCCGGCGGTGCTCGACCTCCCAACCTCCCGGCACCACCACTTACCGGCTCGATCCACTTCCCAACCCCGCCTCCGAAGCGGAACTTTGCGGCACTCGCATCGACGAAGCCACCTTTCTTCCTTCCCGATGACTACCACTGCTTCTCCTCGTCCGTCGATTCTCATAGACCCGCCGAAGCTATAGTCGTTAGATCGCCC CAATTAAAGCGGAATAGTGGAACAGATGAGAACGAGGTTCAGTCTGCCAAATGGGCTACCAGTCCTGGATATACTTGTGTAGTTAACAGTATTCTCAACACACCTGTTTCCATTAAAGAAGGGAGGATGGACAACAGGCCAAAATCGTCAAAGGGCAGCAGGTCTGGGCTTCAAACGCCTGTGTCAAATGCTG GTCCTTCTCCTCTTACTCCAGGCAGCTGTCGTTACGACAGTTCCCTAG GATTGTTGACAAAAAGGTTCATCAATTTGCTCAAGCAAGCAGAGGATGGTATTCTTGACTTAAACAAAGCAGCAGGAACTTTGGAG GTGCAGAAGAGGCGAATATATGACATCACAAATGTATTGGAAGGCACTGGTATCATTGAAAAGAAGCTCAAGAACAGAATACATTGGAA GGGACTTGCTGCATTAAGGCCAGGGGTGGTGGAAGATGACGCCTCTGTATTACAG GCAGAACTTGAAAACCTTTTCATGCAAGAGCAAAGCTTAGATGATCAGATAAG GCTAATGCAGGAAAGATTGAGGGATTTAAGTGAAGATGAAAACAACCAAAA GTGGCTTTTTGTAACCAAAGAAGATATTAAGGGCATACCCTGCTTGCAG AACGAAACCCTGTTAGCAATTAAAGCTCCACATGGAACGACACTGGAAGCCCCAGATCCAGATGAA GCTGTTGACTGTACACAGAGAAGATATAGGATTATTCTTAGAAGCACAGTGGGTCCTATTGATGTCTACCTTGTCAG CCAATTTGAGGAGAAGTTTGAGGAGATGAATGGTGCTGAGCCACCTGTGAGCTTCCCAGTGGCTTCCTGTTCAGTAGTCAACGCTGAGAGCACACTTGCACTTCAGGCACAACCCAACCATCATATGTGCTCTGATCTAAATGCTACACAGGATTTTGTTGGGGGCATGATGAAGATTGTTCCCTCAGATGTCGAT AATGACGCAGATTACTGGCTTCTGTCAGATGCTGAAGTCAGCATAACAGATATCTGGAAAACAGATG CTGTTGAATCGACTGGGATGGATGTGCTTCATGCTGACTTTGGAATAGCTGATGTCTGTGCTCCAATTCCAGAAACTCCACTATCTGGGATCACTGAAGTGCCATCTATGGCTGTTAATTCTACTCAGAGATGA
- the LOC122278518 gene encoding transcription factor E2FA-like isoform X2, with product MSGGARPPNLPAPPLTGSIHFPTPPPKRNFAALASTKPPFFLPDDYHCFSSSVDSHRPAEAIVVRSPQLKRNSGTDENEVQSAKWATSPGYTCVVNSILNTPVSIKEGRMDNRPKSSKGSRSGLQTPVSNAGLLTKRFINLLKQAEDGILDLNKAAGTLEVQKRRIYDITNVLEGTGIIEKKLKNRIHWKGLAALRPGVVEDDASVLQAELENLFMQEQSLDDQIRLMQERLRDLSEDENNQKWLFVTKEDIKGIPCLQNETLLAIKAPHGTTLEAPDPDEAVDCTQRRYRIILRSTVGPIDVYLVSQFEEKFEEMNGAEPPVSFPVASCSVVNAESTLALQAQPNHHMCSDLNATQDFVGGMMKIVPSDVDNDADYWLLSDAEVSITDIWKTDAVESTGMDVLHADFGIADVCAPIPETPLSGITEVPSMAVNSTQR from the exons ATGTCCGGCGGTGCTCGACCTCCCAACCTCCCGGCACCACCACTTACCGGCTCGATCCACTTCCCAACCCCGCCTCCGAAGCGGAACTTTGCGGCACTCGCATCGACGAAGCCACCTTTCTTCCTTCCCGATGACTACCACTGCTTCTCCTCGTCCGTCGATTCTCATAGACCCGCCGAAGCTATAGTCGTTAGATCGCCC CAATTAAAGCGGAATAGTGGAACAGATGAGAACGAGGTTCAGTCTGCCAAATGGGCTACCAGTCCTGGATATACTTGTGTAGTTAACAGTATTCTCAACACACCTGTTTCCATTAAAGAAGGGAGGATGGACAACAGGCCAAAATCGTCAAAGGGCAGCAGGTCTGGGCTTCAAACGCCTGTGTCAAATGCTG GATTGTTGACAAAAAGGTTCATCAATTTGCTCAAGCAAGCAGAGGATGGTATTCTTGACTTAAACAAAGCAGCAGGAACTTTGGAG GTGCAGAAGAGGCGAATATATGACATCACAAATGTATTGGAAGGCACTGGTATCATTGAAAAGAAGCTCAAGAACAGAATACATTGGAA GGGACTTGCTGCATTAAGGCCAGGGGTGGTGGAAGATGACGCCTCTGTATTACAG GCAGAACTTGAAAACCTTTTCATGCAAGAGCAAAGCTTAGATGATCAGATAAG GCTAATGCAGGAAAGATTGAGGGATTTAAGTGAAGATGAAAACAACCAAAA GTGGCTTTTTGTAACCAAAGAAGATATTAAGGGCATACCCTGCTTGCAG AACGAAACCCTGTTAGCAATTAAAGCTCCACATGGAACGACACTGGAAGCCCCAGATCCAGATGAA GCTGTTGACTGTACACAGAGAAGATATAGGATTATTCTTAGAAGCACAGTGGGTCCTATTGATGTCTACCTTGTCAG CCAATTTGAGGAGAAGTTTGAGGAGATGAATGGTGCTGAGCCACCTGTGAGCTTCCCAGTGGCTTCCTGTTCAGTAGTCAACGCTGAGAGCACACTTGCACTTCAGGCACAACCCAACCATCATATGTGCTCTGATCTAAATGCTACACAGGATTTTGTTGGGGGCATGATGAAGATTGTTCCCTCAGATGTCGAT AATGACGCAGATTACTGGCTTCTGTCAGATGCTGAAGTCAGCATAACAGATATCTGGAAAACAGATG CTGTTGAATCGACTGGGATGGATGTGCTTCATGCTGACTTTGGAATAGCTGATGTCTGTGCTCCAATTCCAGAAACTCCACTATCTGGGATCACTGAAGTGCCATCTATGGCTGTTAATTCTACTCAGAGATGA
- the LOC122280018 gene encoding transcription termination factor MTEF1, chloroplastic-like: MHQQTIHFLFTTSNSSFTSSSFHPKSGFHSPHCEFASLSRPRNVHFPIFSLNATLCLPLKLPHTSEVPTISPPIRPVPHQPNLRRSQFREKMLYLESIGLDFVSLINHNPPIVSASLSDIKSTVDYMTSLGFTAIEFRRIAGMCPEIITSRVSDIVPVFTFLLREVCVNGSDLKRVINRRPRLLACSVKQRLRPTLYFLQSIGISEANKHTYLLSTSVEEKLIPRIEYFENIGFSHRDAVSMFRRFPQLFNYSVEGNFEPKFNYFVVEMGRDLRELKEFPHYFSFSLENRIKPRHQCCVEKGVCFPLPVLLKMSEAQFRDRVEVLLSSIG, encoded by the exons ATGCACCAACAAACCATCCATTTCCTCTTCACCACCTCCAATTCCTCCTTCACTTCCTCTTCTTTCCATCCGAAATCCGGTTTCCATTCTCCCCACTGTGAATTTGCTTCACTTTCTCGCCCAAGAAACGTTCACTTcccaattttttctctcaatgCAACTCTCTGTCTTCCGCTTAAACTCCCTCATACTTCGGAAGTTCCGACCATATCGCCCCCCATTCGCCCAGTTCCCCATCAACCCAACCTTCGCCGTTCCCAGTTCAGAGAGAAAATGCTCTACCTCGAGTCCATTGGCCTTGATTTTGTCTCCCTCATCAACCACAACCCTCCGATCGTCTCTGCCTCACTCTCCGACATCAAATCTACGGTTGATTACATGACTTCATTGGGCTTCACAGCCATCGAGTTCCGCAGAATCGCCGGCATGTGTCCCGAAATCATTACCTCCCGAGTCTCCGACATCGTCCCCGTCTTCACCTTCCTCCTACGCGAGGTCTGCGTCAACGGTTCGGACCTGAAGCGCGTCATCAACCGACGGCCCCGGTTGCTCGCCTGCAGCGTCAAGCAACGTCTCCGCCCCACCCTATACTTTCTCCAAAGTATCGGCATCTCCGAGGCAAACAAGCACACGTATTTGCTTTCCACTAGTGTCGAAGAAAAGCTTATACCCAGAATCGAGTACTTCGAAAATATCGGGTTTTCACACCGAGACGCGGTATCGATGTTTCGGAGATTCCCACAGCTGTTTAATTACAGTGTCGAAGGCAATTTCGAGCCGAAATTCAATTACTTTGTGGTGGAAATGGGGAGGGATTTGAGGGAGCTGAAAGAGTTTCCGCATTACTTTTCGTTTAGCTTAGAGAATAGGATCAAGCCTAGGCACCAATGTTGTGTAGAGAAAGGTGTGTGCTTTCCTCTCCCTGTATTGTTAAAGATGAGTGAGGCGCAATTCCGTGATCGAGTGGAG GTTCTTCTCTCATCAATAGGTTAA